In Chloroflexota bacterium, one DNA window encodes the following:
- the phnA gene encoding phosphonoacetate hydrolase yields the protein MPETQPPVVVICADGADPAYVDAAIDHGCMPTLARFQREGAYHLVPAAIPSFTNPNNMTIVTGRLPAAHGISGNYFYDAKREVEVMMDHPRFLRCDSLFARYGREGRRVAAITAKDKLRTMLATGWRGICFSGELAHATNEAEHGIAGVTRRMGQNNPDIYSGRMSDFVMACGVYLVRERLADLCYLSLTDFVQHTYAPGSPEADAFYTSLDHRLAELDALGAAILLTADHGMNDKCHPDGTPNIVYLETLLDGAVPGPFRVVLPVTDPHVTHHAGLGSFATVYLPPDQVDAAIARLRDDPRIDDALPRSEAASKYELPADRIGSVVLLSDRGSVLGRAPGAHDLSVLSASRLRSHGGLHEVTVPFASNRRLTPEVEARAATLRNADAFPVATDGLQT from the coding sequence TTGCCTGAGACCCAACCGCCCGTCGTCGTCATCTGCGCCGACGGCGCCGACCCGGCGTATGTGGACGCGGCCATCGACCACGGGTGCATGCCCACGCTCGCACGCTTTCAGCGTGAGGGCGCGTACCACCTCGTCCCAGCGGCGATTCCGTCGTTCACGAACCCCAACAACATGACCATCGTCACCGGCCGGCTGCCCGCCGCGCACGGCATTTCCGGCAACTACTTCTACGACGCCAAGCGCGAGGTGGAAGTAATGATGGATCACCCGCGCTTTCTGCGCTGCGACTCGCTCTTCGCCCGATACGGCCGGGAAGGCCGCCGCGTGGCCGCCATCACGGCCAAGGACAAGCTGCGCACCATGCTGGCCACCGGCTGGCGCGGCATCTGCTTCTCCGGCGAGCTGGCGCACGCAACGAACGAGGCCGAGCACGGCATCGCGGGAGTCACCCGGCGCATGGGGCAAAACAATCCCGACATCTACTCCGGCCGCATGAGCGACTTCGTCATGGCCTGCGGCGTCTACCTGGTGCGGGAGCGCCTGGCCGACCTGTGCTATCTCTCGCTAACGGACTTCGTGCAGCACACCTACGCGCCCGGATCACCCGAAGCCGACGCCTTCTATACGTCGCTCGACCACCGCCTCGCCGAGCTCGACGCGCTCGGGGCCGCGATCCTGCTGACCGCCGACCACGGCATGAACGACAAATGCCATCCCGACGGCACGCCCAACATCGTCTATCTGGAAACGCTGCTGGACGGGGCGGTGCCCGGGCCGTTCCGGGTGGTGCTGCCGGTCACCGATCCGCACGTGACGCACCACGCGGGCCTCGGGTCGTTTGCCACCGTCTACCTCCCGCCCGACCAGGTGGATGCGGCGATCGCGCGTCTGCGCGACGACCCGCGCATAGACGACGCCCTGCCCCGCAGCGAGGCTGCGAGCAAGTATGAACTGCCGGCCGACCGCATCGGCAGCGTCGTCCTCCTCAGCGACCGCGGATCCGTCCTGGGTCGAGCGCCCGGCGCACACGATCTATCGGTCCTGAGCGCCTCTCGCCTCCGTTCCCACGGCGGCCTGCACGAAGTAACCGTGCCATTCGCGTCGAATCGCCGGCTGACACCTGAAGTTGAAGCGCGAGCGGCCACGCTGCGCAACGCCGACGCTTTCCCGGTCGCAACGGACGGGCTGCAAACCTAG
- a CDS encoding ABC transporter ATP-binding protein, whose translation MSDAASAQSPGTVWLLGRLAAYLRPHWRWQAAAILASVLVVATFLPFPWLTKILIDDVVGAGNLDLLGPAAAGMVAAAVATAALLLGSNYLFTTAGEQAINDLRTRLMDHTLRLPLSYFRRQRTGEVVAHFTTDSVAVTGVYRAAFGAGPAAVIELAAMLLVIGLIDWRLVLVSLGVIPLQATLPALLGRPQRRAAERQQTAMAALGGLSTELVAGAREIRAFSRQGWAASRLADDLRRLFSARLRVAALRQTRLFVVLTNELIRVAIFAVLAGAVLGGEMKLGVVFALAQYMAYLIGPAYALMGAYAETQHALGAAGRLFAFLDAPTEAAKPDAARGLADIRGEIDFERVNAAYESGTPVIQDVSFTAPAGRTTALVGPSGSGKTTIANLLLRFLEPQGGRILVDRHDLATVTAAEWRRHVGVVFQDPVLFAGTVADNIRFGRDDISEARVVEAATIANAHDFITAMPQGYATQIGERGLRLSGGQAQRIATARAIAADPRVIVLDEATSALDAEAERLVQSALERAAEDRTILVIAHRLATVRGADCIVVMDAGKVVDTGRHDELYGRCDLYRELCDLQMTSTGTVNP comes from the coding sequence ATGAGCGACGCAGCGTCGGCCCAATCGCCCGGCACCGTCTGGCTCCTGGGCCGCCTGGCCGCCTACTTGAGACCGCACTGGCGCTGGCAGGCGGCGGCGATCCTGGCGTCGGTGCTCGTTGTGGCCACTTTCCTACCCTTCCCCTGGCTCACCAAGATCCTCATCGACGACGTCGTGGGGGCCGGAAACCTGGACCTGCTCGGTCCGGCGGCCGCGGGCATGGTTGCGGCCGCCGTGGCCACGGCCGCTCTCCTTCTGGGGTCCAACTATCTGTTCACCACCGCCGGCGAGCAGGCGATCAACGACCTCCGCACGCGCCTGATGGACCACACGCTGCGGCTGCCGCTCTCCTATTTCCGTCGTCAACGGACCGGCGAGGTCGTGGCCCACTTCACCACCGACTCCGTCGCGGTCACGGGCGTCTATCGCGCGGCATTTGGCGCCGGCCCGGCCGCCGTGATCGAACTGGCCGCCATGCTGCTGGTGATCGGGCTCATCGACTGGCGCCTTGTCCTGGTGTCTCTTGGCGTCATTCCGCTCCAAGCGACTCTGCCCGCGCTGCTCGGCCGCCCGCAACGCCGGGCGGCCGAGCGACAGCAAACGGCCATGGCCGCGCTTGGCGGGCTATCCACCGAGCTGGTCGCCGGCGCCCGCGAGATCAGGGCCTTTAGCCGGCAGGGCTGGGCGGCGAGCCGTCTGGCAGACGATCTGCGCCGGCTGTTCAGCGCTCGCCTGCGTGTGGCGGCATTGCGGCAAACTCGACTCTTCGTCGTCCTCACCAATGAGCTGATTCGGGTGGCGATCTTTGCGGTCCTGGCTGGGGCCGTCCTTGGCGGTGAGATGAAGCTTGGCGTGGTGTTCGCGCTGGCCCAGTACATGGCGTATTTGATTGGGCCGGCATACGCGCTGATGGGCGCTTACGCCGAGACCCAGCACGCCCTGGGCGCTGCGGGACGGCTGTTCGCGTTCCTCGACGCGCCCACGGAGGCGGCGAAACCGGACGCCGCGCGCGGCCTGGCGGACATCCGTGGCGAGATCGACTTCGAGCGCGTCAACGCCGCCTACGAGAGCGGCACGCCCGTGATCCAAGACGTGAGCTTCACGGCGCCCGCCGGTCGGACCACGGCCTTGGTCGGTCCCAGCGGCTCCGGCAAGACCACCATCGCGAACCTGCTGCTGCGCTTTCTGGAGCCGCAAGGCGGACGCATCCTCGTCGACCGACATGACCTGGCCACGGTCACCGCGGCCGAGTGGCGGCGCCACGTGGGCGTCGTGTTCCAGGACCCTGTGCTCTTCGCGGGCACGGTGGCCGACAACATCAGGTTTGGCCGCGACGACATTTCGGAAGCGCGGGTCGTCGAGGCGGCCACCATCGCGAACGCGCACGATTTCATCACCGCCATGCCGCAGGGCTACGCGACCCAGATTGGCGAACGTGGTTTGCGGCTCTCCGGCGGGCAGGCGCAGCGCATCGCGACTGCCCGGGCCATCGCCGCCGACCCACGCGTCATCGTCCTCGACGAGGCCACCTCAGCGCTCGACGCCGAGGCTGAACGGCTAGTGCAATCGGCTTTGGAGCGGGCCGCCGAGGACCGCACCATTCTGGTGATCGCGCACCGGCTGGCGACCGTGCGCGGCGCCGACTGCATCGTCGTAATGGACGCGGGCAAGGTCGTGGATACGGGTCGGCACGACGAGCTCTACGGCCGTTGTGATCTCTACCGCGAGCTCTGCGACCTGCAGATGACTTCCACCGGCACGGTGAATCCATGA
- a CDS encoding ABC transporter ATP-binding protein: MSAPAAAMAPSAAAGAPGAWSTFRRLLSYARPFWLIGVLATAAAAAAAVFVLARPWLFKLLVDDVFGQGNESMLAPVLVAMFTLEVVVAGLGYAAEYGYARVGERAMNLLRTGILHHAHRLPLISLRRYRTGEVVAHFTSDATAIGGVYQQVFSNGALSSLRVVGVVAIIFAVDWRFGLLAAALIPFYAFLPVLMQGRVQGASQRVQEAMADLSALLTEFVGGARDLKAFNREDWAGRRLRVAARRLWRGRLRLVVVRGVALVQSVVYWGSLAAIWVVLARPAVEGQITLGLVMALSLYFLMLEAPSRLIVSSYVEIQTALGAARRVFAFLDTPEEPSGAAATSPPIRDGEVRFERVTFGYADDQPVLREVSFHAVPGTTLAVVGPSGAGKTTLINLLLRFVDPASGRVTVDGHDTGAVDPAALRGSFGVVFQDPMLFEGGIGENIRFGREELTDAQVERAAVIANAHDFITASEHGYATRIGERGLRLSGGQAQRVAIARAIAADPRILVLDEATSALDAESERLAQEALERAAAGRTTIVIAHRLATVRRADSIVVLDEGRVLDIGRHEELYVRCDLYRRLCDLQFLEPDTGTA, from the coding sequence ATGAGCGCGCCGGCAGCCGCGATGGCCCCGAGTGCGGCCGCCGGGGCCCCGGGCGCCTGGTCCACGTTCCGGCGCCTGCTGAGCTATGCCCGTCCGTTCTGGTTAATCGGCGTGCTCGCCACGGCGGCGGCGGCTGCTGCTGCGGTGTTTGTGCTCGCCCGTCCCTGGCTCTTCAAGCTGCTGGTCGACGATGTCTTCGGTCAGGGCAATGAGTCGATGCTCGCGCCAGTGCTTGTCGCCATGTTCACGCTGGAGGTGGTCGTTGCCGGGCTGGGATACGCCGCCGAGTACGGTTATGCCCGCGTGGGCGAACGCGCCATGAACCTCTTGCGGACGGGCATCCTGCACCACGCGCATCGCCTGCCCTTGATCAGCTTGCGTCGGTATCGGACCGGCGAAGTGGTGGCGCACTTCACCTCCGACGCCACCGCCATTGGCGGGGTCTACCAGCAGGTGTTCTCGAACGGCGCTCTTTCGAGCCTTCGGGTGGTGGGTGTGGTGGCCATCATTTTCGCGGTGGACTGGCGCTTCGGCCTTCTCGCCGCGGCCCTCATTCCGTTCTACGCCTTCCTGCCGGTGCTCATGCAAGGCAGGGTGCAAGGCGCCAGCCAGCGCGTCCAGGAGGCCATGGCCGATCTGTCGGCGCTGCTCACCGAGTTCGTTGGCGGCGCCCGCGACCTCAAGGCCTTCAATCGCGAGGATTGGGCCGGCCGGCGGCTGCGCGTCGCGGCGCGCCGCCTCTGGCGGGGACGCCTGCGCCTGGTCGTGGTGCGAGGTGTTGCCTTGGTCCAGTCGGTCGTCTATTGGGGCTCTTTGGCGGCGATCTGGGTCGTGCTGGCCCGCCCGGCGGTCGAGGGCCAGATCACGCTGGGACTCGTAATGGCGCTGAGCCTTTACTTCCTGATGCTCGAAGCGCCGTCGCGCCTCATCGTGTCCTCATACGTCGAGATCCAGACGGCTCTGGGAGCTGCGCGTCGCGTCTTCGCCTTCCTGGACACGCCTGAAGAGCCAAGCGGGGCCGCGGCCACGTCGCCCCCGATCCGGGACGGTGAGGTGCGCTTCGAGCGTGTCACCTTCGGCTACGCCGATGACCAGCCGGTCTTGCGCGAGGTCAGCTTCCACGCGGTGCCCGGCACTACCCTGGCGGTCGTGGGACCGAGTGGCGCCGGCAAGACGACGCTGATCAACCTGCTGCTCCGCTTTGTCGATCCGGCATCTGGTCGCGTCACCGTTGACGGGCACGACACCGGCGCGGTTGATCCCGCGGCGCTGCGCGGATCGTTCGGAGTCGTGTTCCAGGACCCCATGCTGTTCGAGGGCGGCATCGGCGAGAACATTCGCTTCGGCCGTGAGGAGCTAACCGATGCGCAGGTCGAGCGCGCGGCCGTCATTGCCAACGCGCACGACTTCATCACCGCCAGCGAGCATGGCTACGCCACCCGCATCGGCGAACGCGGCCTGCGGCTTTCGGGTGGCCAGGCGCAGCGGGTGGCAATTGCCCGCGCCATTGCCGCCGACCCGCGCATCCTCGTTCTCGACGAGGCCACGTCGGCGCTGGACGCCGAGTCCGAACGCCTGGCGCAGGAAGCGCTCGAGCGCGCCGCCGCGGGCCGTACGACCATCGTCATCGCCCACCGGCTGGCCACCGTGCGCCGCGCGGATTCAATCGTCGTTCTCGACGAAGGCCGGGTGCTCGATATCGGCCGGCATGAGGAGCTCTACGTGCGGTGCGATCTCTACCGGCGGCTCTGCGACTTGCAGTTTCTAGAGCCGGACACAGGCACGGCATAG
- a CDS encoding ABC transporter ATP-binding protein has product MEAPPPSTATTVRRLAAYLRPHWRAQAGAIAASLLAVSAEVPVPLLTKALVDDVAIAGKLELLPPVLAALGILAVLTAALSILSRYLFTRAGARAVNVLRAHLMRHLFRLPLTYFRRHRRGEVVTHFTSDAEAVLTAYQESYGQGIASAIQLVIVVAAIAVFDWRFGVAAAAIVPVYMLVPWLNRRHQARASRRMQDATGHLGGLATELVAGTRDLRAFNAEAWSLQRLRLGLHAMLRAGVYQGTVRGWSYALNAVFWLIHAGIFAVLADGIFQGTVTIGFALAMVGYFAWLDFSVFPLTIAYVELQNAVGAAGRLFGFIDTSSEPTTDQASSKLSVPRGEIEFRDVSVAFASGPNVLEGVSFTVPAGKLTALVGPTGAGKSTAINALLGFVRPHEGSITIDGRDIAEAGPTQVRRHVGVVFQDPALFTGSIAENISFGRGDIDPARVKEAARIARAAEFIEELPGGYETTLGERGLGLSGGQVQRIAIARAIAPDPKILVLDEATSSLDAEAERAVMAAMSASMGGRTTIVIAHRLATVRRANEIVVLDAGRVVDRGRHDELYERCDLYRDLCDLQMVQPAAAP; this is encoded by the coding sequence ATGGAAGCCCCACCACCCAGCACCGCGACGACCGTCCGTCGCCTGGCCGCCTACTTGCGGCCGCATTGGCGTGCGCAGGCGGGCGCCATCGCCGCCTCCTTGCTGGCGGTGAGCGCCGAGGTTCCGGTCCCGTTGCTCACCAAGGCGCTCGTCGACGACGTGGCGATTGCCGGCAAGCTGGAGTTGCTGCCGCCGGTGCTGGCGGCCCTGGGGATTCTGGCGGTGTTGACGGCGGCCCTCTCCATTCTCAGCCGCTATCTCTTCACGCGCGCGGGCGCCCGCGCCGTCAACGTGCTGCGGGCGCATCTCATGCGGCACTTGTTTCGCCTGCCGCTGACGTATTTCCGGCGGCACCGTCGGGGCGAGGTCGTTACGCATTTCACGTCGGACGCGGAGGCCGTCCTGACCGCATACCAAGAGTCATACGGTCAAGGAATCGCGTCGGCAATACAGCTCGTCATCGTAGTCGCGGCAATTGCCGTCTTCGACTGGCGATTTGGGGTCGCGGCGGCGGCGATCGTTCCTGTCTACATGCTCGTGCCCTGGCTGAACCGGCGTCACCAAGCCCGGGCAAGCCGCCGCATGCAGGACGCCACCGGCCACCTCGGCGGCCTCGCCACGGAACTCGTCGCCGGCACCCGGGATCTCCGGGCATTCAATGCGGAGGCCTGGTCCCTCCAGCGCCTGCGTCTGGGCCTACATGCGATGTTGCGCGCGGGCGTCTACCAGGGGACCGTCCGCGGCTGGTCCTACGCCCTCAATGCCGTGTTTTGGTTGATTCACGCGGGAATCTTCGCCGTGCTGGCCGACGGTATTTTCCAGGGCACGGTCACCATCGGCTTCGCGCTTGCCATGGTTGGCTACTTTGCCTGGCTGGACTTCTCGGTGTTCCCCCTCACCATCGCGTATGTAGAACTTCAGAACGCCGTTGGCGCAGCCGGACGGCTGTTTGGCTTCATCGACACATCGAGTGAGCCGACCACGGACCAGGCCTCATCAAAGCTATCCGTGCCGCGCGGCGAGATTGAGTTTCGCGACGTCAGCGTGGCCTTCGCGTCTGGCCCAAACGTGCTTGAGGGCGTGTCCTTCACGGTGCCCGCTGGGAAGCTGACGGCCCTCGTCGGTCCCACGGGCGCCGGCAAGTCGACGGCCATCAATGCCCTGCTTGGCTTCGTCCGTCCCCATGAAGGCTCCATCACCATTGACGGGCGCGACATCGCAGAAGCCGGTCCAACGCAGGTGCGGCGCCACGTCGGCGTCGTGTTCCAGGACCCGGCGCTGTTCACGGGATCGATCGCTGAGAACATCAGCTTCGGCCGCGGCGACATCGACCCCGCGCGCGTCAAGGAAGCGGCGCGCATCGCGCGCGCCGCGGAGTTCATCGAGGAGCTGCCGGGGGGCTACGAGACCACGCTCGGCGAACGCGGGCTCGGCTTGTCGGGCGGCCAGGTGCAACGGATCGCCATCGCGCGCGCCATCGCGCCCGACCCCAAAATCCTCGTACTCGACGAGGCAACCTCCTCGCTCGACGCCGAGGCTGAACGCGCCGTGATGGCCGCGATGTCGGCAAGCATGGGCGGGCGCACCACGATCGTGATTGCCCACCGGCTGGCAACCGTACGTCGGGCTAACGAGATCGTCGTGCTCGACGCCGGTCGTGTCGTTGACCGCGGTCGACATGACGAGCTCTACGAGCGGTGCGACTTGTACCGCGATCTTTGCGATCTACAGATGGTGCAGCCGGCGGCCGCCCCATGA
- a CDS encoding ABC transporter ATP-binding protein yields the protein MSTALPADQAARRATAELSDRELVRRLWAYMRPSGWDYSVAIGATLGNSVIWIVRPWLLHLIIDDVFGQGNRGLLVPVLVAIGAVGIVTAIDATVGHWFHERAAQGAMLRLRADVLRHAQRMPLGEVRARRTGDIAAHLSSDATVIAGVFLDFVSLVFAQAFRLPAYLAILFAIDWRLGVIALSSLPLHALMATKLRGTTRAASGRVQDAVGRLSAVLTDMAGGVRDIKAANRQTWAGERVGTEADGLWRAQVHLSLFNSLRWAPNVVYWLIYIAIWAVLAGAVVDGAVQLGMLVAAGQYMLQLGAPVGNAVSDFSRMQMAAGAARRVFAFLDAGPAPMPAATTTRPLGERGEIRFERVSFAYADGEPVLRDVSFRANPGETVALVGPSGAGKTSLTSLLLRFYEPTGGSIRIDGTDIAGVDAAAVRARLGVVFQDTVLFDGSIEQNIRLGRDDLASERMIEAATIANAHDFITDTEDGYDTHIGERGLRLSGGQIQRVAIARAILGDPRILILDEATSSLDAESERLVQEALARAAAGRTTLVIAHRLATVRRADSIVVLDEGRVLDTGRHEDLYERCGLYRRLCDLQFLQPDAAAD from the coding sequence ATGAGCACTGCGTTGCCAGCCGACCAGGCCGCGCGTCGCGCGACGGCAGAGCTCTCGGATCGCGAGCTGGTGCGACGCTTGTGGGCCTACATGCGGCCCAGCGGCTGGGATTACTCGGTGGCCATTGGGGCGACGCTCGGCAACTCGGTGATCTGGATTGTTCGCCCATGGCTGTTGCACCTCATCATCGACGACGTGTTTGGGCAAGGGAACCGTGGCTTGCTGGTGCCGGTGCTGGTCGCAATCGGCGCCGTTGGCATCGTGACGGCCATCGATGCGACGGTCGGCCACTGGTTCCACGAGCGCGCCGCCCAGGGCGCGATGCTCAGGCTTCGCGCTGACGTTCTACGGCACGCCCAGCGGATGCCGCTCGGCGAAGTCCGCGCCCGCCGGACTGGCGACATCGCAGCACACCTGAGCTCCGACGCCACCGTGATCGCCGGTGTCTTTTTGGATTTCGTCTCGCTGGTGTTCGCCCAGGCGTTCCGTCTGCCGGCGTATCTGGCAATCCTCTTTGCCATCGACTGGCGCCTGGGCGTGATTGCGCTCAGTTCGCTGCCACTTCATGCGCTGATGGCGACGAAGCTTCGCGGCACCACGCGGGCAGCCAGCGGGCGCGTCCAGGATGCTGTCGGGCGGCTGTCTGCCGTGCTTACCGACATGGCCGGGGGAGTGCGCGACATCAAGGCTGCGAACCGCCAAACCTGGGCCGGCGAGCGTGTCGGCACGGAGGCGGATGGGCTCTGGCGGGCCCAAGTCCATCTGTCGCTGTTCAATAGCCTGCGATGGGCGCCAAATGTCGTGTATTGGCTGATCTACATCGCAATCTGGGCCGTTCTCGCCGGCGCCGTGGTGGATGGGGCGGTGCAACTGGGAATGCTCGTGGCGGCCGGCCAGTACATGCTTCAACTCGGTGCACCGGTAGGCAACGCCGTCTCCGATTTCTCCCGCATGCAGATGGCGGCCGGCGCCGCTCGACGCGTCTTTGCGTTCCTCGACGCCGGTCCAGCGCCAATGCCTGCGGCAACAACAACCCGACCTCTAGGTGAACGCGGAGAGATTCGCTTCGAGCGTGTGTCGTTCGCCTATGCCGACGGCGAGCCGGTACTGCGCGACGTGAGCTTTCGCGCCAACCCCGGAGAAACCGTTGCGCTGGTCGGTCCGAGCGGCGCGGGCAAGACGTCGCTCACCAGCCTCTTACTCCGGTTCTACGAGCCGACCGGTGGGAGCATCCGCATTGACGGAACCGACATTGCCGGTGTCGATGCTGCCGCGGTTCGGGCGCGCCTTGGTGTGGTGTTCCAGGACACCGTGCTGTTCGACGGCTCGATCGAGCAGAACATCCGGCTTGGGCGTGACGACCTCGCAAGCGAACGAATGATCGAGGCCGCGACGATTGCCAATGCGCACGACTTCATCACCGACACCGAGGATGGCTACGACACGCACATCGGTGAGCGTGGATTGCGCCTGTCGGGCGGGCAGATCCAGCGCGTGGCCATTGCGCGGGCCATCCTGGGCGACCCGCGCATCCTCATCCTCGACGAGGCCACGTCGTCGCTCGATGCCGAGTCCGAACGGCTGGTGCAGGAAGCGCTCGCGCGCGCGGCCGCCGGTCGAACGACCCTCGTCATCGCTCACCGGCTGGCCACCGTGCGCCGCGCGGATTCAATCGTGGTGCTTGACGAGGGCCGGGTGCTGGATACCGGCCGGCACGAAGACCTCTACGAGCGATGTGGTCTTTACCGCCGGCTCTGCGACTTGCAGTTCCTGCAGCCTGACGCCGCCGCGGACTAG
- a CDS encoding creatininase family protein, with product MKYERLRPDEIEAIRAKVPVAVLPWGALEWHGYHAAIGLDGLKAAAFADAVADRIGAISLPPLYCGHGTMKPQAGFGHTIEISAGTLESLAHEYVAQLAEEGFVVVVIISGHGNPDHLAALERGARPAAEAAGIALWILPDNAAIDDEEYPFDHAAKWETSVLWHVDPELVDLTKVRSDLDLEAQGILGLNPVETASREMGAAAFDEIVATIADRALELLAEQSGA from the coding sequence ATGAAATACGAACGCTTGCGACCGGATGAAATCGAGGCCATACGCGCCAAGGTGCCCGTCGCGGTGCTCCCGTGGGGCGCCTTGGAGTGGCATGGCTATCACGCGGCGATTGGACTCGATGGGCTGAAGGCCGCCGCATTCGCCGACGCCGTGGCCGACCGCATCGGCGCCATCTCGCTGCCGCCGCTGTACTGCGGACACGGGACGATGAAACCTCAAGCCGGCTTCGGTCACACCATTGAGATTTCGGCCGGGACGCTCGAGTCCTTGGCGCACGAGTACGTGGCGCAGTTGGCGGAGGAGGGCTTCGTCGTGGTGGTCATCATCTCCGGCCACGGAAACCCCGACCACCTGGCCGCGCTGGAGCGGGGCGCACGCCCGGCCGCCGAGGCGGCGGGTATCGCGCTTTGGATTCTGCCCGACAACGCGGCGATCGACGACGAGGAGTATCCCTTCGACCACGCAGCAAAATGGGAAACCAGCGTGCTCTGGCACGTGGACCCGGAGCTCGTAGACCTGACCAAGGTCCGGTCCGATCTGGACCTGGAGGCGCAGGGCATTCTCGGATTGAATCCGGTTGAGACGGCCTCACGCGAGATGGGCGCGGCGGCGTTCGACGAAATCGTGGCCACCATCGCCGATCGTGCGCTCGAACTGCTGGCGGAGCAATCGGGCGCGTAG
- a CDS encoding RraA family protein — translation MTELDPAILDGLLEYDTPTICNAIEEMEVRDPVDGYMGWDVRCMYPDLGRMVGYAVTATGRSTVPGSPQKGDGFPQWFELVEKSPKPAVLVLKDVGPDRYRSAHCGDVMVTISLALGAIGLVTDGGVRDFETVHELGFRYFASGLVAAHGTPEIVQAGLDVTISGTLVRTGDIIHADVNGVAVLPPEHCAEILERCPGVLEIEERRRALANSPGFKAADLRNMP, via the coding sequence ATGACCGAGCTGGATCCGGCGATCCTCGACGGCCTGCTGGAATACGACACCCCGACCATCTGCAACGCGATCGAAGAGATGGAGGTGCGCGACCCGGTCGACGGCTACATGGGCTGGGACGTTCGCTGCATGTATCCGGACCTGGGGCGCATGGTGGGCTATGCCGTGACGGCGACGGGCCGCAGCACCGTGCCTGGCTCGCCGCAGAAAGGCGACGGATTTCCCCAGTGGTTCGAGCTGGTGGAGAAATCTCCCAAGCCGGCGGTGCTCGTGCTGAAGGACGTGGGGCCGGACCGCTACCGCTCGGCCCACTGCGGCGACGTGATGGTCACGATTTCGTTGGCCCTAGGAGCAATTGGACTGGTGACCGACGGCGGCGTGCGCGATTTCGAAACCGTGCATGAGCTTGGCTTTCGCTACTTCGCCTCGGGCCTGGTGGCCGCGCACGGCACGCCCGAGATCGTGCAGGCGGGGCTGGACGTCACCATCAGCGGCACGCTCGTGCGCACCGGCGACATCATCCACGCCGATGTGAACGGGGTCGCCGTGCTGCCGCCGGAACATTGCGCCGAGATCCTGGAGCGCTGCCCCGGCGTGCTCGAGATCGAGGAACGACGACGCGCCCTGGCGAACTCGCCCGGATTCAAGGCGGCGGACCTGCGCAACATGCCCTAG
- a CDS encoding sugar ABC transporter permease encodes MRRALLPYAFVAPAVIVMAALMVFPMGRMIHMSLFQDLFSRVGEQFVGFENYADLFQKELFWVALANSIIFVVASLIIHQIVGGGLALLLTSRMRGSLRTFFRAIFITPWLIIPAVVAITWVLLLDHRGGFNSMLRSLGIVECCPPPEWFGDFTLAMPALIATNGWGGYPLTMIMWLAGLQSIPKDHYEAASVDGAGRWRRFRHITLPAMGPTILTILLLDTIYTFRNWDLPFLTTGGGPGDTTMVLPLLTYREAFIGFNFGISAASAVMILLITAFFVFWFLRIRGRLLEG; translated from the coding sequence ATGCGACGGGCGCTGCTTCCCTATGCGTTCGTCGCCCCGGCAGTGATCGTGATGGCGGCCCTGATGGTCTTCCCCATGGGCCGCATGATTCACATGAGCTTGTTTCAAGACTTGTTCTCGCGCGTCGGGGAACAGTTCGTCGGTTTCGAGAACTACGCCGATCTGTTTCAGAAAGAGCTCTTTTGGGTCGCGCTCGCGAACTCGATCATCTTCGTAGTCGCCAGCCTGATCATTCATCAGATCGTGGGCGGCGGCCTGGCATTGCTGCTCACGTCGCGCATGCGCGGGTCGCTGCGGACGTTCTTTCGCGCCATCTTCATCACACCCTGGCTCATCATCCCGGCGGTCGTCGCCATCACCTGGGTGCTGCTGCTCGACCATCGCGGGGGATTCAACAGCATGCTGCGGAGCCTCGGCATCGTGGAGTGCTGCCCGCCGCCGGAGTGGTTTGGCGACTTCACGCTGGCCATGCCCGCGCTCATCGCCACCAACGGATGGGGCGGCTATCCGCTGACGATGATTATGTGGCTGGCCGGCCTGCAGAGCATTCCCAAGGATCACTACGAAGCGGCCTCGGTCGACGGTGCCGGGCGCTGGCGGCGCTTTCGCCACATCACGCTTCCCGCCATGGGACCCACGATCCTCACGATCCTGCTGCTCGACACGATCTACACGTTCCGCAACTGGGACCTGCCGTTCCTGACGACCGGCGGCGGCCCCGGCGACACGACGATGGTGCTGCCGCTGCTGACCTATCGCGAGGCGTTCATCGGCTTCAACTTCGGCATCTCGGCCGCGTCCGCCGTGATGATCCTGCTGATTACGGCGTTCTTCGTGTTCTGGTTCTTGCGGATACGCGGGCGTCTGCTGGAAGGCTGA